Proteins from a genomic interval of Sphingopyxis sp. QXT-31:
- a CDS encoding adenosine deaminase, whose product MPEAFLSREERAAFIAGLPKAELHLHIEGSLEPELMFELAQRNGVAIPFASVDEVRAAYAFSNLQDFLDIYYQGMGVLITEQDFYDLTAAYLARAHADNVRHVEIFFDPQGHTERGVAFETVIAGITRALDEAEAQHGITSKLIMCFLRHLSEADAEATLDEALPWLDRIDGVGLDSSEVGHPPSKFERVFARAKGLGLKIVAHAGEEGPPAYVHEALDLLKVDRIDHGNRSLEDPALVARLAAEGMTLTVCPLSNLKLCVVGDLAAHPLKTMLGAGLKATVNSDDPSYFGGYVGANYLAVADALDLSRDDLVTLAQNSFTGSFLDEVAKARHLAAIDAYA is encoded by the coding sequence ATGCCTGAGGCTTTTTTATCGCGCGAGGAACGCGCGGCCTTCATCGCGGGCCTGCCCAAGGCCGAGTTGCATCTGCACATCGAAGGCAGCCTCGAACCCGAGCTGATGTTCGAGCTGGCGCAGCGCAACGGCGTCGCGATTCCCTTCGCCAGCGTCGACGAGGTGCGCGCCGCCTATGCCTTCTCGAATCTCCAAGATTTCCTCGACATCTATTATCAAGGCATGGGCGTGCTGATCACCGAACAGGATTTTTACGACCTGACCGCCGCCTATCTCGCGCGCGCGCACGCCGACAATGTCCGCCACGTCGAGATCTTCTTCGACCCGCAGGGGCACACCGAGCGCGGGGTCGCGTTCGAAACCGTGATCGCGGGCATCACCCGTGCGCTGGACGAGGCCGAGGCGCAGCACGGCATCACGTCGAAGCTCATCATGTGTTTCCTGCGCCACCTCAGCGAGGCCGACGCCGAGGCGACGCTCGACGAGGCGCTGCCCTGGCTCGACCGAATCGACGGCGTCGGCCTCGACAGCAGCGAGGTCGGCCACCCGCCGTCGAAGTTCGAACGCGTCTTCGCGCGCGCGAAAGGCCTCGGGCTCAAGATCGTCGCCCACGCCGGCGAGGAGGGCCCGCCCGCCTATGTCCATGAGGCGCTCGACCTCTTGAAGGTCGACCGCATCGACCATGGCAACCGCAGCCTCGAGGACCCCGCGCTCGTCGCGCGGCTCGCCGCCGAGGGAATGACGCTCACCGTCTGTCCACTCTCGAACCTCAAGCTCTGCGTCGTCGGCGACCTCGCGGCGCATCCGCTCAAGACGATGCTGGGTGCCGGGCTGAAAGCGACGGTGAACAGCGACGATCCGAGCTATTTCGGCGGCTATGTCGGGGCCAATTATCTGGCGGTCGCCGACGCGCTCGACCTGTCGCGCGACGACCTCGTCACGCTCGCACAGAACAGCTTCACCGGGTCGTTCCTGGACGAGGTCGCCAAGGCGCGGCACCTCGCCGCGATCGACGCCTACGCCTGA
- a CDS encoding phosphoribosyltransferase, translated as MGDEKIFIDANHLLADSLRLGMQVIDSGFKPTHLVGIWRGGAPVGIAVQELLDYHGQHCDHIAIRTSSYHGIDRQDPQVKVFALGYLIDTLDPTDRLLIIDDVFDSGRSIRAFIAELKARCRHNMPRDIRIATVWYKPRRNVTDLKPDYYIHETDQWLIFPHEIDGLSVDEIRRHKPEAAIILREEEVPDA; from the coding sequence ATGGGCGACGAGAAAATCTTCATCGATGCGAATCACCTGCTCGCCGACTCGCTGCGGCTGGGCATGCAGGTGATCGACAGCGGCTTCAAACCGACGCATCTCGTCGGCATCTGGCGCGGCGGGGCGCCGGTCGGCATCGCGGTGCAGGAGCTGCTCGATTATCACGGCCAGCATTGCGACCATATCGCGATCCGCACCTCCTCCTACCACGGCATCGACCGGCAGGACCCGCAGGTGAAGGTGTTCGCGCTGGGCTATCTGATTGACACGCTCGACCCCACCGACCGGCTGCTGATCATCGACGATGTCTTCGACAGCGGGCGCAGCATCCGCGCCTTCATCGCCGAGCTGAAGGCGCGCTGTCGCCACAATATGCCGCGCGACATCCGCATCGCGACCGTATGGTACAAACCGCGCCGCAACGTCACCGACTTGAAGCCCGACTATTATATCCACGAAACCGATCAGTGGCTGATTTTCCCGCACGAGATCGACGGGCTCTCGGTCGATGAAATCCGTCGCCACAAGCCCGAGGCGGCGATCATCCTGCGCGAGGAGGAGGTGCCCGATGCCTGA
- a CDS encoding DHA2 family efflux MFS transporter permease subunit, translating into MASAAATTIPDEPAPLTGVRLFAAAFALALANFVVVLDTTIANVSVPHIAGGLAVSPTQGTWVITSYAVADAISVPLTGWLAMRFGTVRWFLYSIVGFGIFSFLCGISQTLDGLIVFRILQGLSGGPLMPLSQILLLRIFPREKAGIGLAIWAMTTTTAPILGPILGGLISDNWSWPWIFFINLPVVALCFFGVMSMLKPFETKKAKARIDTIGLILLVLSVGAFQLMLDTGREHDWFESTWIVGFAIIAAIAFAAFVIWELTDENPVVDLRVFRFRGFSFATIAISLGFGAFFAQVVLTPLWLQQVAGYTATETGYIVAWIGVFAVLLSPVAAGLIGKIDIRISISAGILWMAFISVLRASWNADVDYWTLALPHLLQGMGMPFFFVGLTALALSSVPPEKQTSAAGLMSFLRTLSGAMGTAIATSAWDSENRVARSELVGHMNGTAETMDLLQRAGLTLEQARAAIERLVDVQAATIGVLHLFLAAGVVFVIAAIAVWCAPLPKQVSMGAAH; encoded by the coding sequence ATGGCCAGCGCCGCCGCCACGACCATTCCGGACGAACCCGCACCGCTGACCGGGGTGCGACTGTTCGCCGCGGCTTTCGCGCTGGCGCTCGCCAACTTCGTCGTCGTGCTCGACACGACGATCGCCAATGTGTCGGTGCCGCACATCGCGGGCGGTCTCGCGGTGTCGCCGACGCAGGGGACGTGGGTCATCACCAGCTATGCGGTCGCCGACGCAATCAGCGTACCGCTCACCGGCTGGCTCGCGATGCGCTTCGGCACGGTGCGCTGGTTCCTCTATTCGATCGTCGGTTTCGGCATCTTCTCCTTCCTCTGCGGCATTTCGCAGACGCTCGACGGGCTCATCGTCTTCCGCATCCTGCAGGGGCTCTCGGGCGGGCCGCTGATGCCGCTGTCGCAGATCCTGCTGCTGCGCATCTTCCCGCGTGAAAAGGCCGGCATCGGCCTCGCGATCTGGGCGATGACGACTACCACCGCGCCGATCCTCGGTCCTATCCTCGGCGGCCTGATCAGCGACAATTGGAGCTGGCCGTGGATCTTCTTTATCAACCTGCCCGTCGTCGCGTTGTGCTTCTTCGGCGTCATGAGCATGCTCAAGCCATTCGAGACGAAGAAGGCCAAAGCACGGATCGACACCATCGGGCTGATCCTGCTCGTGCTGTCGGTCGGCGCCTTCCAGCTGATGCTCGACACCGGGCGCGAACATGACTGGTTCGAATCGACCTGGATCGTCGGCTTCGCGATCATCGCGGCGATCGCTTTCGCCGCCTTCGTGATCTGGGAACTCACCGACGAAAATCCCGTCGTCGACCTCCGCGTCTTCCGCTTCCGCGGCTTCAGCTTCGCGACGATCGCGATCTCGCTCGGCTTCGGCGCCTTCTTCGCGCAGGTCGTGCTGACGCCTCTGTGGCTGCAACAGGTCGCGGGCTATACCGCGACCGAGACCGGCTATATCGTCGCATGGATCGGGGTGTTCGCGGTGCTGCTCTCCCCCGTCGCCGCCGGACTGATCGGCAAGATCGACATCCGCATCTCGATCAGCGCGGGAATCCTCTGGATGGCCTTCATTTCGGTGCTGCGCGCCAGCTGGAACGCCGACGTCGATTATTGGACGCTCGCGCTGCCGCACCTGCTCCAGGGTATGGGCATGCCCTTCTTCTTCGTCGGGCTCACCGCGCTTGCACTGTCGAGCGTACCGCCTGAGAAACAGACCTCGGCGGCGGGGCTGATGAGCTTCCTCCGCACCTTGTCGGGCGCGATGGGCACCGCGATCGCGACGTCGGCGTGGGACAGCGAAAACCGCGTCGCGCGGTCGGAACTGGTCGGCCATATGAACGGCACCGCCGAGACGATGGACCTGCTCCAGCGCGCGGGGCTCACCCTCGAACAGGCGCGCGCGGCGATCGAGCGGCTGGTCGATGTGCAGGCGGCGACGATCGGCGTGCTTCACCTCTTCCTCGCTGCGGGCGTGGTGTTCGTGATCGCGGCGATTGCCGTATGGTGCGCGCCCTTGCCGAAGCAGGTATCGATGGGCGCCGCGCATTAG
- a CDS encoding DUF983 domain-containing protein, with amino-acid sequence MSGEREGREKWLWIYRTGLHGHCPCCGEGKMFRRWLKVSDRCEVCGLDYEFAAPDDGPAFFSLCFVAFPLLFLVVWFEVAVNPPWWVHLLTSVPLMILPCLAVLHPIKGWLVASQYVNKAQEAGTGALWAELNARAKGEVREADA; translated from the coding sequence ATGAGCGGCGAACGTGAAGGGCGCGAAAAATGGCTCTGGATCTATCGGACGGGGCTGCACGGCCACTGCCCGTGCTGCGGCGAGGGCAAGATGTTCCGCCGCTGGCTCAAGGTCTCGGACCGCTGCGAGGTCTGCGGGCTGGATTATGAGTTCGCGGCGCCCGACGACGGCCCGGCCTTTTTCTCGCTCTGCTTCGTCGCCTTTCCCTTGCTCTTCCTCGTCGTGTGGTTCGAGGTCGCGGTGAACCCGCCCTGGTGGGTGCATCTTTTGACCTCGGTGCCGTTGATGATCCTGCCGTGCCTCGCGGTGCTGCACCCGATCAAGGGCTGGCTCGTCGCGTCGCAATATGTGAACAAGGCGCAGGAAGCGGGCACGGGCGCGCTATGGGCCGAGCTCAACGCGCGCGCCAAGGGGGAGGTTCGGGAGGCGGATGCCTGA
- a CDS encoding efflux transporter outer membrane subunit: MLSRFFLSTALLGLLAGCVGTPDVGPKPVPVAAESLESRTSFADAKGSWPAEGWWRAMGDAQLSALIDEGLAGSPDVAIAAARVRAADALAQQARAALGPRVGVEGSAGGVQQSKNLGIPPQFVPDGIQDTGRLAATFGFDLDLWGRNRAALAAATSEAEAARVEAAQARLMLTTAIAAAYVDLAGQYAALDVAQDAVRVRDASAALSAERARAGIENRSAQRQGESRAAAARGDVVALEEAISLTRNRLAALVGAGPDRGLALERPTLAVPAAGLPADAGIALVGRRPDIVAARLRSEAAAKRIDVAKADFYPNISLSALVGLQSLGLSNLFDTGSEYGNGGVAFTLPIFDSGRLQGRYRGARADYDVAVASYDKTLIGALREVADVVRSREANVRQLTERRAALTAAAEASKLATLRYRAGLSNQIVALTAEDSAVALARAVADLEARQLALDISLIRALGGGYQISTGER, translated from the coding sequence ATGCTCTCCAGATTTTTTCTCTCCACCGCGCTTTTGGGCCTGCTTGCGGGCTGTGTCGGCACCCCCGACGTCGGGCCGAAGCCCGTTCCGGTCGCCGCCGAGTCGCTCGAGTCGCGCACTTCCTTTGCCGATGCGAAAGGCAGCTGGCCCGCCGAGGGCTGGTGGCGGGCGATGGGCGATGCGCAGCTGAGCGCGCTGATCGACGAGGGGCTGGCGGGATCGCCCGACGTGGCGATCGCCGCGGCACGCGTGCGCGCCGCCGATGCGCTGGCGCAGCAGGCGCGCGCCGCGCTCGGCCCGCGCGTCGGCGTCGAGGGCAGCGCGGGCGGGGTCCAGCAGAGCAAGAATCTCGGCATTCCGCCGCAGTTCGTGCCCGACGGCATCCAGGACACCGGACGCCTCGCCGCAACCTTCGGCTTCGATCTGGACCTGTGGGGCCGGAACCGTGCGGCGCTGGCGGCGGCGACCTCGGAGGCCGAGGCGGCGCGCGTCGAGGCGGCGCAGGCGCGGCTGATGCTGACCACCGCAATCGCGGCGGCCTATGTCGATCTCGCAGGCCAATATGCCGCGCTCGATGTGGCGCAGGATGCGGTCCGCGTGCGCGATGCGAGCGCCGCCCTGTCGGCCGAACGCGCCCGGGCGGGGATCGAGAATCGGTCGGCGCAGCGTCAGGGCGAGAGCCGCGCCGCCGCGGCGCGCGGCGACGTCGTCGCGCTCGAGGAAGCGATATCGCTGACCCGCAACCGGCTCGCGGCGCTGGTCGGCGCCGGGCCCGATCGCGGGCTCGCGCTGGAGCGGCCGACGCTGGCCGTGCCCGCCGCGGGTCTTCCCGCCGATGCCGGGATCGCGCTCGTCGGGCGGCGTCCCGATATCGTGGCCGCACGGCTGCGCAGCGAGGCGGCGGCCAAGCGCATCGACGTGGCGAAGGCCGATTTCTATCCGAACATCAGCCTGTCGGCGCTCGTCGGCTTGCAGTCGCTCGGCCTGTCGAACCTGTTCGATACGGGCTCCGAATATGGCAATGGCGGCGTGGCCTTCACGCTGCCGATCTTCGACAGCGGGCGGCTGCAGGGGCGCTATCGCGGCGCGCGTGCGGACTATGACGTCGCGGTCGCCAGCTACGACAAGACTTTGATCGGCGCGTTGCGCGAGGTCGCCGACGTCGTGCGCAGCCGTGAGGCGAATGTGCGCCAACTCACGGAACGCCGCGCCGCGCTGACGGCGGCGGCCGAGGCGTCGAAGCTCGCGACCCTCCGCTACCGCGCCGGCCTTTCGAACCAGATCGTGGCGCTCACCGCCGAGGACAGCGCGGTCGCGCTGGCGCGCGCGGTTGCCGACCTCGAGGCGCGCCAGCTCGCGCTCGACATTTCCCTGATCCGCGCGCTCGGCGGCGGGTACCAGATTTCAACAGGAGAGCGATGA
- a CDS encoding TetR/AcrR family transcriptional regulator, translated as MIPDSTASLDEAAAARRKAFVDAARILFFANGYSGTTMSSIAATVGGSKTTLWTYFPSKEELFAAVVDDIVGEYGSALHVDLPVDQPVTEVLTRFGNVLMTTLISTPLLSLFRLVVGEAERFPHLAETFYDRGPRRGKARAADWVAAKMERGELRQGEPMQAVRHFAGLCQSGLYQHAVLGLPEGRDTSRMAAEVDAAVDTFYRAWGAAPAADQAEISTPS; from the coding sequence ATGATACCAGACAGTACGGCGAGTCTGGACGAGGCCGCCGCCGCGCGGCGCAAGGCGTTCGTCGATGCCGCGCGCATCCTGTTCTTTGCCAATGGCTATAGCGGCACCACCATGTCATCCATCGCGGCCACGGTCGGCGGGTCGAAGACCACGCTTTGGACCTATTTCCCGTCGAAGGAGGAATTGTTCGCCGCGGTCGTCGACGACATCGTCGGCGAATATGGCAGTGCGCTGCACGTCGACCTGCCCGTCGACCAGCCAGTGACCGAGGTGCTCACGCGCTTTGGCAATGTCCTGATGACGACGCTGATCTCGACGCCCCTGCTTTCGCTGTTCCGCCTCGTCGTCGGCGAGGCCGAGCGTTTTCCGCATCTCGCCGAAACCTTCTACGACCGCGGCCCGCGCCGCGGCAAGGCACGCGCCGCCGACTGGGTCGCCGCCAAGATGGAACGCGGCGAACTCCGCCAAGGCGAACCGATGCAGGCGGTGCGCCACTTCGCAGGCCTCTGCCAATCGGGCCTTTACCAGCATGCCGTGCTCGGGCTGCCCGAAGGCCGCGACACGAGCCGCATGGCGGCCGAGGTCGATGCCGCGGTCGATACCTTCTACCGCGCCTGGGGGGCGGCACCGGCCGCGGATCAGGCGGAGATCAGCACGCCTTCATAG
- a CDS encoding rod shape-determining protein: MQFFRRLTSSAHDMAIDLGTVNTVVYVRDRGIVLNEPSVVALETRDGVRRVKVVGNEAKLMMGKTPDNIQAIRPLRDGVIADIGVAEQMLSHFIEKALGGPSRFRRRSHVVICVPAGSTMVERRAIRDAASNAGAVSVRLIEESLAAAIGAGLPVTAPQGAMVVDIGGGTTEVAVLSLGGIAYSTSVRVGGDKMDEMIASYIRRKHNLMIGEMTAERVKLLLGCATPPEGTGLVMGVKGRDLVNGRPSEVQVTEAEVAEALIEPVGQIVGAVRAALEATPPELSADIIDGGIVLTGGGALLRRMDEAIASATGLHVMVADDALMCVAMGAGRAAEDPAYEGVLISA; the protein is encoded by the coding sequence ATGCAGTTTTTCCGCCGCCTGACTTCCTCCGCGCACGACATGGCGATCGACCTCGGCACGGTGAACACCGTCGTCTATGTGCGCGACCGCGGCATCGTCCTCAACGAACCCTCGGTGGTCGCGCTCGAAACGCGCGACGGGGTGCGGCGGGTGAAGGTCGTCGGCAACGAGGCGAAGCTGATGATGGGCAAGACCCCCGACAATATCCAGGCGATCCGCCCGCTGCGCGACGGGGTGATCGCCGATATCGGCGTCGCCGAGCAGATGCTGTCGCATTTCATCGAAAAGGCGCTGGGCGGGCCCAGCCGCTTTCGTCGCCGCAGCCATGTCGTAATCTGCGTGCCCGCGGGATCGACGATGGTCGAGCGCCGCGCTATCCGCGACGCCGCCTCGAACGCCGGCGCGGTGTCGGTGCGGCTGATCGAGGAGTCGCTGGCGGCGGCGATCGGGGCCGGCCTGCCGGTGACCGCGCCGCAGGGCGCGATGGTCGTCGACATCGGCGGCGGCACGACCGAGGTCGCGGTGCTGTCGCTCGGCGGCATCGCCTACAGCACCTCGGTGCGCGTCGGCGGCGACAAGATGGACGAGATGATCGCCTCCTATATCCGCCGCAAGCACAATCTGATGATCGGCGAGATGACCGCCGAGCGCGTCAAGCTCCTGCTCGGCTGCGCGACCCCGCCCGAGGGGACGGGGCTGGTGATGGGGGTCAAGGGGCGCGATCTGGTCAACGGCCGCCCGTCGGAGGTGCAGGTCACCGAAGCCGAAGTCGCCGAGGCGCTGATCGAGCCCGTCGGGCAGATCGTCGGCGCGGTGCGCGCCGCGCTCGAGGCGACTCCCCCCGAATTGTCGGCGGACATCATCGACGGGGGCATCGTGCTGACCGGCGGCGGCGCGCTGCTGCGCCGGATGGACGAAGCGATCGCGAGCGCGACGGGGCTGCACGTCATGGTCGCCGACGACGCGCTGATGTGCGTCGCGATGGGCGCGGGGCGCGCGGCCGAAGACCCCGCCTATGAAGGCGTGCTGATCTCCGCCTGA
- a CDS encoding TonB-dependent receptor plug domain-containing protein — protein sequence MSHRKSLGTSLAAVAAVLTSVPAAAQDAPTGDTPPPAPTEAPVGGQQTQGQVYSPADFARYAPNNAYDMLIQVPGFSIRDNENLRGLGVATGNVLFNGERPSNKADDMYTQLSRIPAGNVERIEIVDGASLDIPGLSGQVANIVYRADNFSGQFSWKPQFRAHYTDPLFTRGDVSVRGRKGEIEYEAALSNDDSARSGAGGPTIITDGAGNIIERRRDVWNTHYDTPKLSGRITWDPAGDTVANFGGHYQRKYDRYYEDGVRTGPGLVDRFRTVRDKADSWNYELSGDYQFGFGPGKLKLIGLRRFSHEPYSSEVISTPDDGSPATGDRFAQVGDLGETIARGEYQWKMWGGDWQLSGEAAFNTLDNIASTGELQPDGTFDKTPFVPGTGGVSEDRYEGLLSFGRKITDTFSFQLVAGAEHSTIVQAGPDGVSRSFARPKGSLTLSWKPSDDFDASLKIRRRVLQLSFYDFLGRAFLNDGNQNETNFDLRPQQDWSFEAEINKKLGAWGSTKIILIHRDVEDRVDIVPVGNGEAVGNIPKAKASAIDWTATINLDPAGIKGMKLEPRLLLQTSSLRDPFTGEKRQWSGFTDTVASIGLRHDIPGSDIAWGANAEYAHYQPNYRRNQVDKVWEGPVWASVFVEHKDVMGLTIRASINNIVNARSRRDRTVYTGVRGESPVAFVEDRNRLIGPIFSFSVRGTF from the coding sequence GTGAGCCATCGAAAGAGCCTGGGGACGAGCCTTGCCGCGGTCGCCGCGGTGCTGACGTCGGTCCCGGCCGCGGCGCAGGACGCCCCGACCGGCGACACCCCGCCGCCCGCTCCGACCGAGGCGCCGGTCGGCGGCCAGCAAACGCAGGGGCAGGTCTATAGCCCCGCCGACTTTGCGCGCTACGCGCCGAACAACGCGTATGACATGCTGATCCAGGTTCCGGGCTTCTCGATCCGCGACAACGAGAATCTGCGCGGGCTGGGGGTCGCGACGGGCAATGTGCTGTTCAACGGCGAGCGGCCGTCGAACAAGGCCGACGACATGTACACCCAATTGTCGCGTATCCCCGCGGGCAATGTCGAGCGGATCGAGATCGTCGATGGCGCGAGCCTCGACATCCCCGGGCTGTCGGGGCAGGTCGCGAACATCGTCTATCGCGCCGACAATTTCTCGGGGCAGTTTTCGTGGAAGCCGCAGTTTCGCGCGCATTACACCGATCCCCTGTTCACCCGCGGCGACGTGTCGGTGCGCGGGCGCAAGGGCGAGATCGAATATGAGGCGGCGCTCAGCAACGACGATTCGGCGCGCAGCGGGGCGGGCGGGCCGACGATCATCACCGACGGTGCGGGCAACATCATCGAGCGGCGTCGCGATGTCTGGAACACCCATTATGACACGCCCAAATTGTCGGGGCGCATCACCTGGGACCCCGCGGGCGACACGGTCGCGAATTTCGGCGGCCATTATCAGCGCAAATATGACCGCTATTACGAGGATGGCGTGCGCACCGGACCCGGCCTCGTCGACCGCTTCCGCACCGTGCGCGACAAGGCCGACAGCTGGAACTACGAACTCAGCGGCGATTACCAGTTCGGCTTCGGCCCCGGCAAGCTCAAGCTGATCGGGCTGCGGCGCTTCAGCCACGAGCCCTATTCGTCAGAAGTCATCTCCACCCCCGACGACGGCAGCCCCGCGACGGGCGACCGCTTTGCGCAGGTCGGCGACCTCGGCGAGACGATCGCGCGCGGCGAATATCAGTGGAAGATGTGGGGCGGCGACTGGCAATTGTCGGGCGAAGCCGCGTTCAACACGCTCGACAATATTGCCTCGACTGGCGAGCTCCAGCCCGACGGCACCTTCGACAAAACCCCCTTCGTGCCTGGAACGGGCGGGGTCAGCGAAGACCGCTACGAGGGGCTTTTGAGCTTCGGGCGCAAGATCACCGACACTTTTTCGTTCCAGCTCGTCGCGGGCGCCGAACATTCGACCATCGTCCAGGCGGGCCCCGACGGCGTCAGCCGCAGCTTCGCACGGCCGAAGGGCTCGCTGACCTTGTCATGGAAGCCCTCGGACGATTTCGACGCCTCGCTCAAGATCCGGCGGCGCGTGCTCCAGCTTTCCTTCTACGATTTCCTCGGCCGCGCCTTCCTCAACGACGGCAACCAGAACGAGACCAATTTCGACCTCCGTCCGCAGCAGGATTGGAGCTTCGAGGCCGAGATCAACAAGAAGCTGGGCGCCTGGGGGTCGACGAAGATCATCCTGATCCACCGCGACGTCGAGGACCGAGTCGACATCGTCCCCGTCGGCAATGGCGAGGCGGTGGGCAATATCCCCAAGGCGAAGGCGAGCGCGATCGACTGGACCGCGACGATCAACCTCGACCCTGCGGGGATCAAGGGCATGAAGCTCGAGCCGCGGCTGTTGCTCCAGACCAGCTCGCTGCGCGATCCCTTCACGGGCGAGAAGCGCCAGTGGAGCGGCTTCACCGATACCGTTGCCTCGATCGGCCTGCGCCACGACATCCCGGGCAGCGACATCGCCTGGGGCGCGAACGCCGAATATGCGCATTACCAGCCCAATTACCGCCGCAACCAAGTCGACAAGGTCTGGGAGGGGCCGGTGTGGGCGTCGGTCTTCGTCGAGCACAAGGATGTCATGGGACTGACGATCCGCGCGTCGATCAACAATATCGTCAACGCGCGCTCGCGGCGCGACCGTACGGTCTACACCGGGGTGCGCGGCGAAAGCCCGGTCGCCTTCGTCGAGGATCGCAACCGGCTGATCGGCCCGATCTTCTCCTTTTCGGTGCGCGGGACGTTTTGA
- a CDS encoding HlyD family secretion protein, with translation MMADETAATPAEPSPDLGGNGAKRRKFLRILLIVVVVAALIWAAWYYLTQAGRVHTDNAYVGADSAVVTALVAGPVQEVRVAGTQAVKKGDILVILDDADAKLAVADAQAALRLARQRYGQAGANADAARARVVARGADVNQSRARLRDANAAVEKARAELARRESIAGTGAVSAEEITAARAALQSATAARDLASAGIASAQATQGSASGDLGAAEALVRGTTIYTAPDVAAAQARLEKAELDLARTVIRAPVDGIVTNKQVQVGQRIAAGAPIMTIVPIATAYVDANYKESQFQDIRIGQPVELLSDYYGDDVVFHGKVIGIAGGTGAAFSLIPAQNATGNWVKVVQRLPVRIQLDPKELKAHPLRVGLSMEATIDTRGKD, from the coding sequence ATGATGGCCGACGAAACGGCTGCGACCCCCGCCGAACCCTCCCCCGACTTGGGCGGCAATGGCGCCAAGCGCCGGAAGTTCCTGCGCATCCTCCTCATCGTCGTCGTGGTCGCGGCGCTGATTTGGGCCGCTTGGTATTATCTGACGCAGGCGGGACGCGTGCACACCGACAACGCCTATGTCGGCGCCGATTCCGCCGTGGTCACCGCGCTCGTCGCGGGGCCGGTGCAGGAGGTCCGCGTCGCGGGCACGCAGGCGGTGAAGAAGGGCGACATCCTCGTCATCCTCGACGACGCGGATGCGAAGCTCGCGGTCGCCGACGCGCAGGCGGCGCTGCGCCTCGCGCGTCAGCGCTACGGCCAGGCGGGCGCCAACGCCGATGCGGCGCGCGCGCGCGTCGTCGCGCGCGGCGCCGATGTGAACCAGTCGCGCGCGCGGCTGCGCGATGCCAATGCCGCGGTCGAGAAGGCGCGCGCCGAACTCGCGCGGCGCGAGAGCATCGCGGGCACCGGCGCGGTCTCGGCCGAGGAAATCACCGCCGCGCGGGCTGCGCTCCAGTCGGCGACCGCCGCGCGCGATCTCGCTTCGGCGGGCATCGCTTCGGCGCAGGCGACGCAGGGTTCCGCGAGCGGCGACCTCGGCGCGGCCGAGGCGCTGGTGCGCGGCACGACGATCTACACGGCGCCTGACGTGGCGGCGGCGCAGGCGCGGCTTGAAAAGGCCGAGCTCGACCTCGCGCGCACGGTGATCCGCGCGCCGGTCGACGGCATCGTGACGAACAAGCAGGTGCAGGTGGGACAGCGCATCGCCGCGGGCGCGCCGATCATGACGATCGTCCCGATTGCGACCGCCTATGTCGACGCGAACTACAAGGAAAGCCAGTTCCAGGACATCCGCATCGGCCAGCCGGTCGAGCTGCTGTCGGACTATTATGGCGACGATGTCGTCTTCCACGGCAAGGTCATCGGCATCGCGGGCGGCACCGGCGCGGCTTTCTCCTTGATCCCCGCGCAGAACGCCACCGGCAACTGGGTGAAGGTGGTGCAGCGCCTGCCGGTGCGCATCCAGCTGGACCCGAAGGAGCTGAAGGCGCACCCGCTCCGCGTCGGCCTGTCGATGGAAGCGACGATCGACACGCGCGGCAAGGATTGA
- a CDS encoding reverse transcriptase-like protein: MTTRRTKIYFDGGARPNPGAMEIATVCRGVVHVERDLGVGTSLDAEWLALIAALRLARAQGLEDVLLLGDAAAVVAQANGAAPARGRAAQHFAVFRALVGEGTAPRVRHVGRAQNLAGIALARLHPR; encoded by the coding sequence ATGACGACCCGCCGGACCAAAATCTATTTCGACGGCGGCGCGCGGCCCAACCCCGGGGCGATGGAGATCGCCACCGTTTGCCGCGGCGTCGTTCATGTCGAGCGTGATCTCGGCGTCGGGACCAGCCTCGACGCCGAGTGGCTGGCGCTGATCGCGGCGCTGCGGCTGGCGCGCGCGCAGGGGCTGGAGGATGTGCTGCTGCTCGGCGACGCAGCGGCGGTCGTGGCGCAGGCGAACGGTGCCGCGCCCGCGCGCGGTAGAGCGGCGCAGCATTTCGCCGTCTTTCGCGCACTGGTCGGCGAGGGGACCGCGCCGCGAGTCCGCCATGTCGGGCGCGCGCAGAATCTCGCCGGCATTGCGCTCGCGCGGCTGCATCCGCGATAG